From Streptomyces sp. NBC_00683, one genomic window encodes:
- a CDS encoding SfnB family sulfur acquisition oxidoreductase, with amino-acid sequence MAEIIRDDAEALKKAAELAAEFRDGASRRDAERLLPRAELEKLSASGLLAVTVPADHGGADVSALTLAHVFRLLASADASLAQIPQSHFAYVNVIRRQGTREQQAFFHAELLAGKRFGNAQSEAGTKHVQDIRTRLEPAPDGSYLLTGVKNYATGALFADWIPVLARGAEDKLYVALVPAGAPGLTVVDDWDGMGQRTTASGTVRLEGVRVPADRLFAHHLTFEGPQLHGAAAQLLHAAIDAGIAVGVLAEAADFVRTKSRPWFESGYDTAAEDPLLIQRFGELDLRVRAADALLDTAARAVDTAQATLTDETAADASLAVAAAKAYAASAAVEVAGALFEVAGTRSALDSLNLHRHWRDARTHTLHDPARWKIQHLGRHALSGTRPPRHGLL; translated from the coding sequence ATGGCTGAGATCATCCGCGACGACGCCGAGGCCCTGAAGAAGGCCGCCGAACTGGCCGCGGAATTCCGCGACGGCGCCTCGCGGCGCGACGCCGAACGCCTGCTGCCCCGCGCCGAACTGGAGAAGCTCTCGGCATCCGGCCTGCTGGCCGTGACCGTCCCCGCGGACCACGGCGGCGCGGACGTCAGCGCACTCACCCTCGCCCACGTCTTCCGGCTGCTCGCCTCGGCCGACGCGAGCCTTGCCCAGATCCCGCAGAGCCACTTCGCGTACGTCAACGTGATCCGCAGGCAGGGCACCCGCGAGCAGCAGGCCTTCTTCCACGCGGAGCTGCTGGCCGGCAAGCGGTTCGGGAACGCCCAGTCCGAGGCGGGGACCAAGCACGTCCAGGACATCCGCACCCGGCTGGAACCCGCCCCCGACGGTTCGTACCTGCTGACCGGTGTGAAGAACTACGCGACCGGCGCACTCTTCGCCGACTGGATCCCCGTGCTCGCCCGCGGCGCCGAGGACAAGCTGTACGTCGCCCTTGTCCCCGCCGGCGCACCCGGCCTCACCGTCGTCGACGACTGGGACGGCATGGGCCAGCGCACCACCGCGAGCGGCACCGTACGCCTGGAGGGGGTGCGGGTGCCCGCAGACCGGCTGTTCGCCCACCATCTGACCTTCGAGGGCCCGCAACTGCACGGTGCGGCGGCCCAGTTGCTGCACGCGGCGATCGACGCGGGGATCGCCGTCGGTGTGCTGGCCGAGGCGGCGGATTTCGTACGGACGAAGAGCCGTCCCTGGTTCGAGAGCGGTTACGACACCGCGGCCGAGGACCCGCTGCTCATCCAGCGGTTCGGCGAACTCGACCTCCGGGTGCGGGCCGCCGACGCGCTCCTGGACACCGCTGCCCGTGCCGTGGACACCGCGCAGGCCACCCTCACCGACGAGACCGCCGCCGATGCGTCCCTCGCCGTCGCCGCAGCCAAGGCGTACGCCGCGAGCGCCGCCGTCGAGGTCGCGGGAGCCCTGTTCGAGGTGGCAGGCACCCGTTCGGCCCTCGACTCGCTCAACCTGCACCGGCACTGGCGCGACGCCCGCACCCACACCCTCCACGACCCGGCCCGCTGGAAGATCCAGCACCTCGGCCGCCATGCCCTCAGCGGCACCCGACCGCCCCGCCACGGCCTGCTGTGA